In one Anaerolineales bacterium genomic region, the following are encoded:
- a CDS encoding transcription elongation factor GreA has translation MEQEIYLTPEGAEKIKLELVELKGPKRDEMAKRLRSAIQMGDLSENADYHKAKEDQAFMEGRIQELEYLLKNAILIDTSAVPGDTVQVGSHVTVQEGNDPEETFWLVGAKEADPRNGMISNESPIGSALLGGRVGDEVSADTPGGTIKLRILKIE, from the coding sequence ATGGAACAGGAAATTTACTTGACACCCGAAGGTGCTGAAAAAATAAAGCTCGAGCTGGTGGAGCTGAAAGGCCCGAAGCGAGATGAGATGGCCAAGCGGCTGCGCTCCGCCATCCAGATGGGTGACCTCTCCGAAAACGCTGATTATCATAAAGCCAAGGAAGACCAGGCGTTCATGGAGGGCCGCATCCAAGAGCTTGAATACCTGCTGAAAAATGCCATCCTCATCGACACAAGTGCAGTGCCAGGTGATACTGTCCAGGTCGGCAGCCACGTTACAGTCCAGGAAGGGAATGACCCTGAGGAGACCTTTTGGCTGGTTGGCGCCAAGGAAGCTGACCCGCGCAACGGTATGATTTCCAACGAATCACCCATCGGCAGTGCGTTGTTGGGTGGACGGGTAGGCGACGAAGTGTCTGCCGATACCCCTGGTGGAACGATCAAACTGAGAATCCTAAAAATTGAATAA